The following proteins come from a genomic window of Chiroxiphia lanceolata isolate bChiLan1 chromosome 16, bChiLan1.pri, whole genome shotgun sequence:
- the TXNDC11 gene encoding thioredoxin domain-containing protein 11 isoform X5 yields the protein MQEAEAFLLFSCDTFIPSEPGVVGYFEFNASPQPPGYLTFFTSALHSLKKDYLGTIRFGVITDRRVAQELSLEHSGSVYLHRHANTSLIYPKDIMNYTAENICKWALENRELLIRWLRPHGGKSLLLNNELKKGPALLIFIPYNPLAEIHPLLDEITKVALEYHKCNKSQAAEPDLQHLGDTDSPAFDSSVTDAHVKLSEPFSISKSPCCNTVVLPQWHSISRTHNVCELCVNQTLGVKPNKVHVPHCNFLEIEAALDSFYLQEHTFFQVISNTIECSNFLSFYSPFSYYTACCRTVNRHFLSFISSEKTIFQTPKVAFSSHGKKDNTQFSIPHIEDRNCFIPDLNISSMNITGLSCRTNKTLNLYLLDSNLFWIYAERLGASRSTHLKEFAAIVDMKEEVHYVLDQNQSLVGPTLENFIKNFSVLYSPLKRHLVDDPSAHFPEQRVITEVTTHTFHETVFSSGKNVLLLYYAQWCGFCASLNHIFIQLARLLPPDNFTVARIDVTRNDLPWEFMTDRLPTILFFPHQRKEQSVKFPEDFSVTLPNLLKFILHHSSLSASEPCTKECRHKESVLQQGHISHLEREIQKLRSEISALHQAHDQLEAQLSEARREEQRLQQQKHTLEKQHKTLQLHSEQLQATYDQKNQELLEMAEKLQELADASENLLKENALLRILVASREGKLQSRDELKESLQSEQTLSEDNDISPSAATATLEEKRIDNTDTIETEHSSGNRTE from the exons ATTACCTGGGGACGATCCGCTTTGGAGTGATCACGGACAGACGTGTGGCACAGGAGCTCTCCCTGGAGCATTCTGGCAGCGTGTATTTGCACAGGCACGCCAACACGTCCCTT ATCTATCCAAAAGACATCATGAACTACACTGCTGAGAACATCTGCAAGTGGGCCCTGGAAAACCGAGAGCTGCTCATACGCTGGCTGAGACCACATGGTGGGAAAAGCCTTCTTCTGAACAATGAGCTGAAGAAAGGACCAGCACTTCTCATATTTATACCTTACAATCCCTTAGCAGAAATTCATCCTCTTTTAGATGAA ATTACCAAAGTGGCCTTGGAATACCACAAGTGTAACAAAAGCCAGGCAGCTGAGCCAGATCTTCAGCACTTAGGAGACACTGATTCACCAGCTTTTGATTCCTCTGTAACAGATGCACACGTGAAGCTCTCAGAACCCTTTTCCATCTCCAAGTCCCCCTGCTGTAACACGGTGGTGCTGCCACAGTGGCATTCCATCTCCAGAACTCACAATGTCTGTGAGCTCTGCGTCAACCAGACTCTTGGTGTCAAACCAAATAAAGTCCACGTGCCACACTGTAACTTTTTAGAGATAGAAGCAGCTTTGGACTCTTTCTACCTCCAGGAGCATACCTTTTTTCAAGTTATATCAAATACCATAGAGTGCAGCAATTTCTTAAGTTTCTATAGTCCCTTCAGCTATTACACTGCATGTTGCAGGACAGTAAACAGGcattttttaagtttcattAGTTCTGAGAAGACCATCTTTCAGACCCCCAAAGTAGCATTTTCTTCCCATGGGAAGAAAGATAACACCCAATTTTCTATTCCTCACATTGAGGATAGGAATTGTTTTATTCCTGACCTTAATATTAGTAGTATGAACATTACTGGTCTGAGCTGCAGGACCAACAAAACCTTGAATCTCTATCTACTGGATTCAAATCTTTTTTGGATATATGCAGAGAGACTAGGAGCATCAAGATCTACTCATCTTAAGGAATTTGCTGCCATTGTTGACATGAAAGAAGAAGTGCACTATGTCCTGGATCAAAATCAGTCACTTGTTGGACCTACCCTGG aaaacttcattaaaaatttcagtgttcTCTACAGTCCCTTGAAAAGGCATCTTGTTGATGACCCTTCAGCCCATTTTCCAGAACAGCGTGTGATCACAGAAGTGACTACTCACACCTTCCATGAGACTGTGTTCTCGAGTGGAAAG aatgTGTTGCTGCTCTATTATGCACAGTGGTGTGGATTCTGTGCTTCCCTTAACCACATCTTCATTCAACTTGCTCGGCTTTTGCCTCCAGATAATTTCACTGTGGCAAG AATTGATGTAACTCGAAACGACCTCCCCTGGGAATTTATGACAGACCGTCTCccaactattttattttttcctcatcagAG GAAGGAGCAAAGTGTGAAGTTCCCTGAAGACTTTTCAGTTACCCTTCCCAATCtccttaaatttattttacatcaCTCAAGTCTTTCTGCATCAGAGCCCTGTACCAAAGAGTGCCGACATAAAGAGTCAGTTCTGCAGCAAGGACACATCTCACACTTGGAGAGAGAAATTCAGAAGCTGAGATCAGAAATCAGTGCCCTCCACCAGGCCCATGACCAGCTGGAAGCCCAGCTTTCTGAAGCTCGGAGGGAGGAACAGagactgcagcagcaaaaacacacactggaaaagcagcacaagaCTTTGCAGCTCCACAGTGAGCAGTTACAGGCCACATATGACCAGAAGAATCAAGAATTGTTAGAAATGGCTGAAAAGCTTCAAGAATTAGCTGATGCATCAGAAAACCTCCTTAAAGAGAATGCTTTACTGAGAATTCTGGTAGCATCGAGGGAAGGAAAGCTACAGAGCAGAGATGAACTTAAAGAATCCCTTCAGTCTGAGCAAACACTTTCTGAAGATAATGATATATCACCTTCAGCAGCTACTGCCACgttagaggaaaaaaggattGATAATACTGATACCATAGAGACAGAGCACAGTAGTGGAAACAGGACAGAATGA
- the SNN gene encoding stannin, which produces MSITDHSPSTGVVTVIVILIAIAALGALILGCWCYLRLQKLSQSEDEESIVGEGETKEPFLLVQYSAKGPCVERKAKLTPNGTEVHS; this is translated from the coding sequence ATGTCTATCACAGATCACAGCCCCTCCACGGGCGTGGTGACTGTGATCGTGATCCTGATCGCCATCGCGGCGCTGGGGGCCCTGATCCTGGGCTGCTGGTGCTACCTCAGGCTGCAGAAACTCAGCCAGTCTGAGGATGAGGAAAGCATTGTGGGCGAAGGAGAAACCAAAGAGCCCTTCCTGCTGGTGCAGTACTCTGCTAAAGGACCCTGTGTGGAGAGGAAAGCTAAGCTGACTCCCAACGGCACCGAAGTTCACAGCTAA